One window of Anaerolineales bacterium genomic DNA carries:
- a CDS encoding N-acetylmuramoyl-L-alanine amidase yields the protein METSKESAVKEPHIHRRHKPRGANPFLSTLGIAVLIATLFTAWTPNSIFTSNLREQLRTLLTPQSAVQNGLTPQPQVRIGIVAGHMGNDSGAACLDENGDATLTEVDVNLSIATLVQRSLTERGYQVDLLNEFDTRLNGYRAAALVSIHNDSCDYINDEATGFKVAASLETRDTNRAQRLTACLIDRYQRMTGLYFHANSITPDMTQYHAFSEIDPNTVTAIIETGFLYLDRDILTKRTDLVAEGVTQGILCFVNNESVLPTPVVLPTILP from the coding sequence ATGGAAACCTCAAAAGAATCGGCAGTAAAAGAACCGCACATCCACCGAAGGCACAAGCCGCGAGGCGCGAACCCCTTTTTATCCACACTGGGGATCGCGGTACTCATCGCCACGTTATTCACGGCATGGACCCCGAACAGCATTTTCACGAGCAACCTGCGCGAACAATTGCGGACGCTCCTCACGCCGCAGTCCGCCGTCCAAAATGGGCTCACTCCGCAGCCGCAAGTCCGCATTGGGATCGTAGCAGGACACATGGGCAACGATTCAGGCGCGGCCTGCCTCGATGAGAACGGCGACGCCACACTTACCGAAGTGGATGTTAATCTTTCGATCGCAACCCTGGTGCAGCGCAGCCTCACAGAGCGCGGCTATCAGGTGGACCTGCTCAACGAGTTCGACACGCGTTTGAACGGTTATCGCGCTGCAGCTTTGGTATCCATCCATAACGACTCATGCGATTACATCAACGACGAGGCGACAGGATTCAAGGTGGCGGCATCCCTCGAAACGCGCGACACGAACCGCGCCCAGCGATTGACGGCATGTTTGATCGACCGCTACCAGCGAATGACCGGGCTTTATTTTCACGCCAACAGCATCACACCGGATATGACGCAGTATCATGCCTTTTCCGAAATCGACCCGAATACTGTTACCGCCATCATCGAAACTGGATTTTTGTATCTCGACCGCGACATTCTCACGAAACGGACCGACCTTGTGGCTGAGGGCGTAACGCAGGGCATTTTGTGTTTCGTCAACAACGAAAGCGTTCTGCCGACGCCCGTGGTCCTGCCGACCATCCTGCCATGA
- a CDS encoding sugar O-acetyltransferase — protein MTEKEKMLAGERYNMLDPELDSERQKAQKLMRLYNVSEGSTEQQNILRQMLGAVGRNSIIWPPFYCTYGKNTYLGDDVFLNYMCVILDNNEVRIGDHVMIGPAVQIYTAAHDLLAETRNQGWETAKPIIIEDHVWIGGGAILLPGVKIGRNAVVGAGAVVTRSVSTNTVVAGNPAKVIRVLEQ, from the coding sequence ATGACTGAAAAAGAGAAGATGTTGGCCGGAGAAAGATACAATATGCTCGATCCCGAATTGGATTCCGAACGCCAAAAAGCCCAAAAATTAATGCGGTTATACAATGTGAGTGAAGGTTCAACTGAACAGCAAAACATTCTCCGGCAAATGTTGGGTGCAGTTGGCAGGAACTCGATCATCTGGCCGCCCTTCTACTGTACTTATGGAAAGAACACTTATCTTGGCGATGATGTTTTTCTAAATTACATGTGTGTCATTTTGGATAACAATGAAGTACGGATCGGGGACCATGTCATGATCGGACCAGCCGTCCAGATCTACACAGCCGCGCATGATCTTCTGGCGGAGACCCGGAATCAGGGTTGGGAAACAGCCAAACCGATAATTATCGAAGATCATGTGTGGATAGGAGGCGGCGCCATCCTATTGCCGGGAGTGAAGATTGGCAGAAATGCCGTAGTCGGCGCTGGGGCAGTGGTTACGCGGAGTGTTTCTACGAATACAGTCGTGGCTGGCAACCCTGCAAAAGTCATAAGAGTTCTCGAGCAGTAA
- a CDS encoding DUF1801 domain-containing protein, with protein sequence MDEFISNYPPEVQTILQRIRSVIHKSAPGAEEAMSYGIPSFKLNGKNLVHFSAFKEHIGFYPTPSGIAKFKKELSAYEGAKGSVKFPLNKPIPYALIGKITQYRVKEVMGEKKVKTKKKA encoded by the coding sequence ATGGATGAATTCATCTCCAACTACCCGCCCGAAGTCCAAACCATCCTGCAAAGGATTCGGTCGGTGATACACAAGTCCGCACCGGGGGCGGAGGAGGCGATGAGTTATGGGATTCCCTCCTTCAAGCTCAATGGCAAGAACCTCGTGCATTTCTCCGCGTTCAAGGAGCATATCGGCTTTTACCCCACGCCGTCTGGGATTGCGAAATTCAAGAAGGAACTATCCGCGTATGAAGGGGCGAAAGGATCGGTCAAATTCCCGCTGAATAAGCCGATTCCGTATGCGTTGATCGGGAAGATCACGCAGTATCGTGTCAAGGAAGTGATGGGGGAAAAGAAAGTAAAGACGAAGAAGAAAGCGTAA
- a CDS encoding L,D-transpeptidase family protein, producing MYNHPANTHTPAASGGTMPGNRRPARGPKKKRSLILPFLLVFMGCAVFTFAAWSAVTSPALAAIINRSNQPQFEQRAPGESFAQVYLPKPASSSVASEPAAQPAPATVTQTEAPQEVVIVPPTDVPATEPPPDVVVLPTATTEVVAIVETGQAVAEAAIVPDTPTAEYVAPPTAVANVPLPGTGGSGGVRWFDVDLSDQRMYAYEGDTLVRSFIVSTGTWQTPTLTGRFKVWIKLRSAPMSGPGYYLPDVPYIMYYDGDYGIHGTYWHNNFGVPMSHGCVNLSISDAEWAYNFASVGTVVNVHD from the coding sequence ATGTATAACCATCCTGCAAACACCCACACCCCGGCTGCTTCGGGTGGAACCATGCCGGGGAACCGCAGACCGGCGAGGGGTCCGAAAAAGAAGCGGAGTCTGATCCTGCCCTTCTTGTTGGTTTTTATGGGGTGCGCCGTCTTCACTTTTGCCGCATGGTCGGCGGTTACATCCCCCGCGCTGGCGGCGATCATCAACCGATCCAATCAGCCGCAATTCGAACAAAGAGCGCCGGGTGAGTCGTTCGCGCAAGTTTATCTTCCAAAGCCAGCATCTTCATCGGTTGCAAGCGAACCTGCCGCGCAGCCTGCGCCAGCCACAGTGACTCAAACGGAAGCCCCGCAGGAAGTTGTGATCGTCCCGCCAACCGATGTCCCTGCAACAGAACCGCCCCCCGATGTTGTTGTCCTGCCGACTGCCACAACTGAAGTGGTTGCAATCGTGGAAACTGGACAGGCGGTGGCAGAAGCGGCGATCGTCCCCGATACGCCCACAGCGGAATATGTCGCCCCGCCAACGGCAGTGGCAAACGTGCCGCTCCCAGGCACGGGAGGAAGCGGAGGCGTTCGCTGGTTCGATGTGGACCTCTCGGACCAGCGCATGTATGCTTATGAGGGCGATACGTTGGTTCGATCTTTCATTGTCTCCACCGGAACATGGCAAACCCCGACATTGACCGGCAGGTTCAAGGTGTGGATCAAACTTCGTTCCGCGCCCATGTCCGGACCCGGTTATTACCTGCCCGATGTACCGTACATCATGTACTATGACGGCGATTACGGAATCCACGGGACGTATTGGCACAATAACTTCGGTGTGCCGATGAGTCACGGATGCGTGAATTTGAGCATCTCCGATGCGGAATGGGCGTATAACTTCGCCTCGGTAGGGACGGTGGTGAACGTGCATGATTGA
- a CDS encoding NAD-dependent epimerase/dehydratase family protein, translating to MTDKQVLITGACGEIGQALVQELAKKNGYRIVTSDIAPLPDSIKDLVAEHVQGDLVYKVKIFYDYDFDVIFHLAASLSSKAEIATEEAHRINVEGTMQLLMLAAYRSEKYKKAVKFLFPSSIAAYGMPNLNVKKSVGAVKEEEWDEPHTMYGCNKLYCEKLGMYYGKYFGQKHLDENPPVMLDFRALRFPGLISAFTLPSGGTSDYGPEMLHAAAQGRDYACFVRPDTKISFMAMPDAIKSLMMIMDAPREKLTTNVYNVAAFAITAEDFRQRALKAFTNTKVTYEPNPRRQGIVDSWPEDVNDSRARKDWNWKPDYDVDRFFEEYFLPEIRKRYGK from the coding sequence ATGACCGATAAGCAGGTGCTGATAACGGGTGCGTGTGGAGAGATTGGTCAGGCGCTGGTGCAGGAACTTGCGAAGAAGAACGGCTATCGGATCGTGACATCGGACATTGCGCCTTTGCCGGATTCGATCAAGGATCTTGTGGCGGAACATGTTCAAGGGGATTTGGTTTACAAGGTAAAAATATTTTACGATTACGATTTCGATGTGATCTTCCATCTGGCGGCGTCGCTTTCGTCGAAGGCGGAGATCGCGACCGAGGAGGCGCACCGCATCAACGTGGAAGGTACGATGCAGCTGCTGATGCTGGCGGCGTATCGTTCGGAGAAATACAAGAAGGCGGTCAAGTTCTTATTCCCCAGTTCAATCGCAGCGTATGGGATGCCGAACTTGAACGTGAAGAAGAGCGTGGGCGCGGTCAAGGAGGAGGAATGGGACGAGCCGCACACGATGTATGGATGTAATAAGTTGTACTGCGAAAAACTGGGGATGTATTATGGCAAGTATTTCGGTCAGAAACATTTGGATGAAAACCCGCCGGTGATGCTGGACTTTCGCGCTCTGCGCTTCCCCGGTTTGATTTCAGCGTTTACATTACCAAGCGGCGGCACAAGCGATTACGGTCCCGAGATGCTTCACGCGGCAGCTCAAGGCAGGGACTATGCCTGTTTCGTGCGCCCCGATACGAAGATTTCGTTCATGGCGATGCCGGACGCGATCAAGTCATTGATGATGATCATGGACGCGCCGCGCGAGAAGTTGACGACGAATGTTTATAACGTCGCCGCTTTCGCCATTACCGCCGAAGATTTCCGCCAGCGCGCGTTGAAAGCGTTCACGAATACGAAGGTGACCTACGAACCGAATCCGCGCAGGCAGGGCATTGTGGATTCCTGGCCCGAGGATGTGAACGACTCCCGCGCCCGCAAGGATTGGAACTGGAAGCCCGATTACGATGTGGACCGTTTCTTCGAGGAGTATTTTTTGCCGGAGATTCGGAAGAGGTATGGGAAGTAA
- a CDS encoding NACHT domain-containing protein gives MKLKLSWRFLLQLFSLLAFLISIIWIIREPKFDSFSALFTGIAGFIASFATSDSPILAPKNNRQKMLEKVNAIWITGVLDKALQGTNPLQLQLKYEPDSVKSGPEWIKNSISYNDENIFLEESSLKLFEQAGRELLVLGKPGTGKTTFLLKLLKDLITLALANEKQPIPIVLYLSSWSKSRKAIKDWIADELSEKYLIPINICNQWVNGNELLLLLDDLDEVQDQFRNDCIVAINEFKKDHMVDIVICSRADEYQLSNTKLGLSKAIAIQQLSYKEIDSYLSLFSEEFLPLRKSLYYDSSLRELITTPLMLRIAMRANKIISDTSSVKGNLKREQIINLYVTQILGEKRADVDIRPKELHRFLSWLSRQLIARDQSIFLLEQLQDDWLNTPSQKKIYYFITIGFGACAGIIASFFGTLLSIITGWANWVLTAPPFILIGGILGAILLITNLRVKIIPVEKLVWKLRWSWKAARKGMINGIILGLFGCIGLVAFVAFINNAREETFETQVISLLGTIIFAILISVAVSIFLGFIGAITGGISYKWMLTGITLGIVGGVFTTIYAGFVGFYILRYFDPEGMDNAMDAFLIIITLNGLLQGFIKGLIFGLLGGVVGAVVHGLKGSDMDTKIIQNQGIYYSTKNAIIVWLFVLLSIGAIGGLITMPVSEAIILGNLGELEFPIALGFGSLFGLIVAMQFGGYAAIKHYALRLTIENGKTLPTGIIKLLNNAVKLNLVHKVGGGFMFTHRLIMEYFANQGKKVQFETKRS, from the coding sequence ATGAAACTTAAGTTGTCTTGGCGTTTTCTACTTCAATTATTTTCGCTTCTAGCATTTTTAATTTCCATTATATGGATAATCAGAGAACCAAAATTCGATTCTTTTTCTGCTCTATTCACTGGTATAGCAGGTTTTATTGCTTCCTTTGCCACAAGTGATTCTCCAATCCTTGCACCCAAAAATAATCGCCAAAAAATGCTGGAAAAAGTAAATGCTATTTGGATAACAGGGGTTTTAGATAAAGCACTTCAAGGGACGAATCCTTTGCAGTTGCAATTGAAATACGAACCCGACTCAGTGAAATCAGGTCCAGAATGGATTAAAAACTCTATTTCATACAATGACGAAAATATCTTTCTTGAAGAATCATCCCTCAAATTATTTGAGCAGGCTGGGCGAGAACTGTTAGTACTTGGAAAGCCAGGCACGGGAAAAACGACTTTCTTGCTTAAACTACTAAAAGACCTAATAACTCTCGCGCTTGCCAACGAAAAGCAACCTATACCAATAGTTCTATATCTATCCTCGTGGAGTAAATCAAGAAAAGCAATAAAGGATTGGATCGCAGACGAACTAAGCGAGAAATATCTTATTCCAATCAATATATGCAATCAGTGGGTGAACGGGAACGAATTATTGTTATTATTAGATGATCTTGATGAAGTTCAAGACCAGTTTCGAAATGATTGCATTGTTGCGATAAATGAATTTAAGAAAGATCATATGGTTGATATTGTTATTTGCAGTCGCGCAGATGAATATCAGTTATCAAACACTAAACTGGGATTATCAAAAGCAATAGCGATACAGCAATTAAGTTACAAAGAGATCGACTCCTATCTTTCTTTATTTAGTGAAGAATTCCTACCACTACGCAAATCCCTTTATTACGATTCTAGTCTTAGAGAGCTAATAACAACGCCATTAATGCTTAGAATTGCGATGAGAGCAAACAAAATCATCTCCGACACATCATCAGTAAAAGGAAATTTGAAGCGCGAGCAAATCATAAACCTCTACGTTACACAGATTCTTGGTGAAAAGAGAGCGGACGTTGATATTCGTCCAAAAGAACTCCATAGGTTCTTATCATGGTTATCGCGTCAATTAATAGCGCGCGACCAATCAATTTTTTTGTTAGAGCAGTTACAAGATGACTGGCTCAATACCCCGTCTCAAAAGAAAATTTATTATTTTATTACCATCGGTTTCGGAGCGTGCGCGGGGATAATTGCAAGTTTTTTCGGCACATTACTGAGCATAATTACTGGATGGGCTAATTGGGTATTAACTGCACCACCATTTATCCTCATTGGCGGAATTTTAGGGGCTATATTGCTTATAACTAATTTAAGAGTCAAAATTATTCCTGTTGAAAAGTTGGTTTGGAAACTTCGATGGTCATGGAAGGCAGCGAGAAAAGGGATGATTAATGGCATTATTCTTGGTTTATTTGGCTGTATTGGCTTAGTCGCCTTCGTTGCGTTTATAAATAATGCCCGCGAGGAAACCTTTGAGACGCAGGTTATAAGTTTGTTGGGAACAATAATTTTCGCAATCCTTATATCTGTCGCGGTATCCATTTTTCTAGGCTTTATCGGAGCAATAACAGGTGGAATTAGTTATAAGTGGATGCTGACTGGAATAACATTAGGCATTGTGGGGGGAGTTTTCACGACCATATATGCGGGTTTTGTAGGCTTCTATATACTACGTTATTTTGACCCCGAAGGCATGGACAATGCTATGGATGCGTTTCTAATAATAATAACATTGAACGGATTATTGCAAGGTTTTATCAAAGGTCTTATATTTGGTCTACTAGGAGGAGTTGTCGGAGCCGTTGTACATGGTCTAAAAGGTTCTGATATGGATACAAAGATAATCCAGAATCAAGGTATCTACTATTCAACGAAAAATGCTATTATTGTATGGTTATTTGTTCTATTAAGCATTGGTGCGATTGGTGGTTTGATAACAATGCCAGTGTCTGAAGCCATTATTCTCGGCAACTTGGGAGAGCTTGAATTTCCTATAGCACTTGGCTTTGGGAGCCTCTTTGGATTGATCGTTGCAATGCAATTTGGCGGATATGCCGCAATAAAACATTACGCACTTCGGCTGACAATTGAAAATGGTAAAACCTTACCAACAGGTATAATAAAATTATTAAACAATGCTGTGAAATTAAATTTAGTACATAAAGTTGGTGGAGGCTTTATGTTTACACACCGCTTGATAATGGAATACTTTGCAAACCAGGGAAAGAAAGTTCAATTCGAGACAAAACGCAGCTAA
- a CDS encoding L,D-transpeptidase — protein sequence MNPLRVGLFFGLLTALCGTAAWAASASQAFSPSISTTSPRGNSFAVVEIVKPTYTPPPTATATLTSLPTSIPTETPQPMAEAVIVDSPERAYAAQLEAETPVNYTGGKYILVDISEQHMYVYEGDLLVFSFVASTGMNNATRTGNFSVLDKIPNAYGATWDIWMPNWLGIYWAGSLENGIHALPILPNGATLWAGFLGTPISYGCIVLDTYDSQLLFDWAEVGVPVEIQW from the coding sequence ATGAATCCGTTAAGGGTGGGTTTGTTTTTCGGCTTATTGACAGCTCTGTGCGGCACAGCGGCATGGGCGGCAAGCGCTTCGCAGGCGTTCAGCCCTTCGATATCGACTACATCACCGCGTGGAAATTCCTTCGCAGTCGTAGAGATCGTCAAACCGACTTATACGCCTCCCCCCACAGCGACGGCGACTCTTACCTCGCTTCCAACTTCGATCCCCACCGAGACTCCACAGCCGATGGCGGAGGCGGTGATCGTTGATTCGCCGGAACGGGCATATGCGGCTCAATTGGAGGCTGAAACGCCGGTCAATTACACAGGCGGGAAATATATCCTTGTCGATATATCCGAACAGCACATGTACGTTTACGAAGGCGATTTGCTTGTCTTTAGTTTCGTGGCTTCGACGGGGATGAACAACGCCACCCGCACGGGCAATTTCAGCGTGCTGGATAAGATCCCAAACGCATATGGCGCAACATGGGATATCTGGATGCCCAACTGGCTCGGCATTTACTGGGCGGGAAGTTTGGAGAACGGAATCCATGCCCTGCCGATCCTGCCGAACGGAGCCACACTCTGGGCTGGTTTTCTGGGGACGCCCATCTCGTACGGATGCATCGTGCTGGATACATACGATTCTCAACTATTATTCGATTGGGCTGAGGTGGGCGTCCCTGTGGAAATTCAATGGTGA